One Intestinimonas butyriciproducens genomic window, GGAAATGCTCTGGGGGCAGGTCACTTCCTCGCCTCTGTCAAGATAGAGGCAATTCCCGTTGTCGTAGTAGCTGCACAGGCCCTTGATGAGCCGTAGCGCCTCCCGCCGCTGTTTGGCGTCCATACGGTAAAGGGAACTGTCCGGCCTACGCTCGATAGGCGGAAAACCTTTGATGTTGAACATTCGCACCTTCTTTCCTTTAGTTTTGGGCAGCAAAAAGCCACGCCCGCCATTTTCGGCTTGCGTGGCTTTAGCGCCCTGTGTCTTTCTCGTATTGGATAAACCGCTTCTTGATGGCCTCCATCCGTTTCACAACCCCGCTGTGATTTTTGTACCCCAGCCTGTCCGCAATTTCCTCGTAGGTTTGGCCCTCCACCCGCAGTTCCAAAATCTCCATATCCTTATCCGACAGGGTAGCCTTGAACCGCTGGCAGAAGTCCTCAGCCTCCACTTGCATGGTGAAGTCCCCTGCTGGGTCTGCAATCTCATGGATGCCGCTGTTCTCGTCCTCTATACAGGCTTCCAGCGAAACCGTCTGTACCCTCTTGGAACGGGTGTGATACCATTTCCGCAAAAAGTCCTTGCGAACATTGGTGTCCCACGGTTCAAAGTCCTCGTCGCAGGGCATCTCCCGCACCGCATCTAAAACAGGCTGCCAACCTTGTTCCTTGATGGCGCGTTTGACCGCCAAGGAGAAAACCTCCGAAACATATTCCGGCGGGAAGAACGGGATGGGCGTATGGGGCGGCATACGAAACAGGACTTGCAGTCCCCAGCCGGTGATCTGTTCCACGCCCTTGACCCATAGAGGCAGGGCGTAGGATAAACGCCAAACGGGACACCAGCCCGTGTAATGCTCCTTCCAGCCGCCGAAGCCGAAGTGGGGAAACGCAAGGGACGCGGCGGCGTCCATAATCTCTTTCAAAAACTGGTCGCTGTCAACCAGCGAGATCAGTTCCTCCGAGGCGGCGAGAGCGGACAAGTCCCGCGGCAGTCGGCGGAGGGTGGGGTATTGGGAGAACAAATCTTCCGGTAGGAAGTAGACCAAGGGCAGATAGCGGATATTGCTGTCACAGGGAAACTGGACAAACGAAGGGCTGTTCATGGGTGAAACCTCCTTTCCTTTGAGAATTGATGAAGTTCATCTATTTATATACGACATAAGTATATACGTTTTGTTCCTATA contains:
- a CDS encoding RNA polymerase sigma factor: MNSPSFVQFPCDSNIRYLPLVYFLPEDLFSQYPTLRRLPRDLSALAASEELISLVDSDQFLKEIMDAAASLAFPHFGFGGWKEHYTGWCPVWRLSYALPLWVKGVEQITGWGLQVLFRMPPHTPIPFFPPEYVSEVFSLAVKRAIKEQGWQPVLDAVREMPCDEDFEPWDTNVRKDFLRKWYHTRSKRVQTVSLEACIEDENSGIHEIADPAGDFTMQVEAEDFCQRFKATLSDKDMEILELRVEGQTYEEIADRLGYKNHSGVVKRMEAIKKRFIQYEKDTGR